One Psychrobacillus glaciei genomic region harbors:
- a CDS encoding post-transcriptional regulator: MKITYEEIYLHVLPALESKKSEFEVYRYKKVSEQDIWNFCITKKWKKKIVPEVPLHHIVNDILSISPAEFMTFEQIENSKTSNWFSEINQEELQLLLNPKKEVE, translated from the coding sequence TTGAAAATCACTTACGAGGAAATTTATTTACATGTACTACCTGCTTTAGAAAGTAAGAAAAGTGAGTTCGAAGTCTATAGATATAAAAAGGTTTCTGAGCAAGATATATGGAATTTTTGTATTACGAAAAAGTGGAAAAAGAAAATTGTGCCAGAAGTGCCCCTTCACCATATTGTGAACGATATACTTTCTATATCTCCAGCAGAGTTTATGACGTTTGAACAAATTGAAAACTCGAAAACATCGAACTGGTTCTCAGAAATAAATCAAGAAGAACTGCAATTATTATTAAATCCAAAAAAAGAAGTTGAATGA
- a CDS encoding putative polysaccharide biosynthesis protein, translating to MSTFLRGSILLMFAIFLSKFLGFIYRMQFVRLTGEEAYGIYMTAYPAFIFFLSLIQLGIPIAMSKIIAELRTRNAVSSYFSVMRTSVIVTVISILAFTPIFLYVTPFISENLLKNDAITMTLYVTIAIVPIAAAGGILKGFFQGIARIEETAVSQLMEQIIRILLITFLLPLLLHSASPKEAAAYAMGMSLLGEIASLLYLRWKYVKWKAKQAIRKASNAYPLSPLLSIALPSSGSKLFGSFTWFLEPIIFIKALAITGITSVAATTLYGVISGVLVPLLLFPSFIPYALSVVLIPAVSDAFARRNNSLLKERIHLSLKFSTLTGCYAATLFYLHGGELVSALFHVENATTYMKILSPIFFFYYIQSPLFSILQALNNSKAAFFNSLYGGVGKLLLLFFLASQASIQEKGAIVAIGFGVLITSFLHIASLKQKKEAQIGFSFFALPYVIFLFTIISRPFFFSIGEHSLILDCLFTLLYLTVGLVLFGQIKRKEVNVILQILRTSKKKF from the coding sequence ATGTCTACTTTTTTAAGAGGATCCATTTTGTTAATGTTCGCCATCTTTTTATCCAAATTTTTAGGTTTTATTTATCGCATGCAGTTTGTCCGTTTAACAGGAGAAGAAGCTTACGGCATTTATATGACTGCTTATCCTGCTTTCATTTTCTTTTTGTCCCTTATTCAGCTTGGAATACCGATAGCAATGTCCAAAATTATTGCTGAACTAAGAACAAGAAATGCAGTTTCAAGTTATTTTTCCGTCATGCGAACATCGGTAATTGTCACTGTTATATCTATTCTAGCATTTACTCCTATTTTCCTTTATGTCACACCATTTATTTCTGAAAATTTATTGAAGAATGATGCCATTACAATGACACTCTATGTCACCATCGCTATAGTACCAATAGCTGCCGCTGGAGGAATCTTAAAAGGTTTCTTCCAAGGAATTGCACGTATTGAAGAAACGGCTGTTTCCCAGCTAATGGAACAAATAATACGAATTCTACTTATTACTTTTTTATTACCTCTCCTACTTCACTCTGCTTCCCCTAAAGAAGCAGCGGCTTATGCAATGGGTATGTCTTTACTTGGAGAGATTGCGTCTTTACTTTATTTGAGATGGAAGTATGTAAAATGGAAAGCCAAGCAAGCTATTAGAAAAGCTTCAAACGCTTATCCACTTTCTCCACTTTTATCGATTGCTCTCCCTTCGTCAGGTAGTAAATTATTTGGATCTTTTACATGGTTTTTAGAGCCCATTATTTTCATCAAAGCTCTAGCAATAACTGGTATTACAAGTGTTGCCGCAACTACCCTATATGGAGTTATCTCGGGTGTTTTAGTACCATTACTACTCTTTCCGTCTTTTATCCCTTACGCACTGTCTGTCGTATTAATCCCAGCTGTAAGCGATGCTTTTGCAAGAAGAAACAATTCGCTTTTAAAAGAAAGAATTCATCTATCCTTAAAATTCTCTACCTTAACAGGCTGTTATGCTGCTACACTCTTTTATTTACACGGTGGAGAACTTGTTTCTGCCCTATTTCATGTAGAAAATGCTACAACATATATGAAAATTTTGTCACCTATTTTTTTCTTTTATTATATCCAAAGTCCATTGTTCTCTATTTTACAAGCATTAAATAATTCTAAAGCAGCATTTTTTAACTCTCTATATGGTGGAGTAGGTAAATTATTGTTACTATTTTTTCTTGCTTCTCAAGCATCTATTCAAGAAAAGGGAGCAATTGTTGCGATTGGTTTTGGTGTATTAATCACTTCATTTTTACATATTGCTTCGTTAAAACAGAAAAAAGAAGCACAAATTGGCTTCTCCTTTTTTGCTCTTCCATATGTCATATTTTTATTCACCATTATTTCACGGCCATTTTTCTTTTCTATTGGAGAACACTCTTTAATCTTGGATTGTTTATTTACCTTGCTCTATTTAACGGTTGGATTAGTTTTATTCGGACAAATTAAAAGAAAAGAAGTCAACGTCATTCTACAAATTCTACGTACATCTAAAAAGAAGTTTTAA
- a CDS encoding DUF421 domain-containing protein encodes MNDILIIIIRTFILYWLILGILRLMGKREVGELSIFDLVVFLLITEVGAFALDDPKSNFFHAVLPMIILLIIQITVSYLSLKNKKFRDVIESKPSIIVKDGIINEKEMRKQRYNLDDLLQQLREQQIGSIQSVNYAFLEPSGNLSIFKKDSEQFVFPLIVDGDIQEDHLQRLGKDKKWLREELKEQLIDDEKKVFYCSYENDSLYIQLKTSF; translated from the coding sequence ATGAACGATATTCTCATCATTATTATTCGTACGTTTATACTGTATTGGCTAATTTTAGGTATCCTTCGTTTAATGGGTAAAAGAGAAGTAGGCGAACTGAGCATTTTTGACTTAGTCGTTTTTTTACTAATTACAGAAGTTGGCGCCTTTGCTTTGGATGATCCTAAAAGTAATTTTTTTCATGCAGTTTTACCTATGATTATTTTGTTAATAATTCAAATTACTGTTTCCTATCTTTCATTGAAAAATAAAAAATTCCGAGATGTAATAGAAAGCAAGCCATCCATTATTGTGAAAGATGGTATTATTAATGAAAAAGAAATGAGAAAACAACGTTATAATTTGGATGATTTACTACAACAGTTAAGAGAACAACAAATAGGATCAATTCAATCTGTTAACTATGCATTTTTAGAACCATCTGGAAATTTGTCTATCTTTAAAAAAGACAGTGAACAATTCGTTTTTCCACTTATCGTAGACGGGGATATTCAAGAAGATCATCTTCAAAGACTCGGTAAGGACAAAAAGTGGTTAAGAGAAGAATTGAAAGAACAGTTAATTGACGATGAAAAGAAAGTATTTTATTGCAGTTATGAAAATGATTCTTTATATATTCAACTTAAAACTTCTTTTTAG
- the yajC gene encoding preprotein translocase subunit YajC: protein MGSLTGLLPIVAMFAVMWFFIIRPAQKRQKNTSRMQNDLKRGDQIITVGGLHAKVDAVDDKTIFVVVADGTRLQFERVAVGRVISE from the coding sequence ATGGGAAGTTTAACAGGCTTATTGCCGATTGTTGCAATGTTCGCTGTGATGTGGTTTTTCATCATTCGTCCAGCACAAAAGCGACAAAAAAATACATCACGAATGCAAAATGATCTTAAACGTGGAGACCAAATTATTACAGTTGGTGGCTTACACGCGAAGGTAGATGCAGTAGATGATAAAACTATTTTTGTAGTAGTAGCAGATGGTACTCGTTTACAATTTGAACGAGTTGCAGTAGGACGAGTTATCTCGGAATAA
- the tgt gene encoding tRNA guanosine(34) transglycosylase Tgt: MTAITYELIKKDKQTGARLGIVHTPHGSFETPTFMPVGTQATVKTMAPEEIKGMDAGIILSNTYHLWLRPGHDIIREAGGLHKFMNWDRAILTDSGGFQVFSLSDMRKIEEEGVHFRNHLNGDKLFLSPEKSMEIQNALGSDIMMAFDECPPYPATFEYMKASVERTSRWAERCLTAHTNTDKQGLFGIIQGGEYEELRRQSAKDLVSLDFPGYAIGGLSVGEPKDVMNRVLDFTAPMMPENKPRYLMGVGSPDSLIDGSIRGIDMFDCVLPTRIARNGTFFTSKGRLVIKGAAYARDFGPIDEKCDCYTCQNYSRAYLRHLFKADETFGLRLASFHNLHFLMNLMKNVRQAIREDRLLDFKEEFFEEYGYNKPNAKNF; encoded by the coding sequence ATGACTGCTATAACGTATGAATTAATCAAAAAAGATAAACAAACAGGAGCTCGTCTAGGAATTGTACACACGCCGCATGGTTCTTTTGAGACGCCTACGTTTATGCCGGTAGGTACACAAGCTACCGTGAAAACAATGGCTCCAGAAGAGATAAAAGGGATGGATGCTGGGATAATATTAAGTAACACGTATCACTTATGGTTACGTCCAGGACATGATATTATTCGAGAAGCAGGCGGATTGCATAAATTTATGAACTGGGATCGTGCCATTTTAACGGATTCTGGTGGATTTCAAGTATTCAGTTTAAGTGATATGCGCAAAATTGAAGAAGAAGGTGTTCACTTCCGCAATCATTTAAATGGCGACAAATTATTTTTAAGTCCTGAAAAATCAATGGAAATTCAAAATGCCTTGGGTTCGGATATTATGATGGCTTTTGATGAATGTCCCCCGTACCCTGCAACATTTGAATACATGAAAGCGTCTGTAGAACGGACATCTCGCTGGGCTGAACGTTGTTTAACGGCACATACAAATACAGACAAGCAAGGCCTGTTTGGAATCATTCAAGGTGGAGAATACGAAGAATTACGTCGACAATCTGCAAAAGATTTAGTATCATTGGATTTTCCGGGTTATGCAATTGGAGGTCTTTCTGTAGGAGAACCGAAAGATGTGATGAATCGTGTACTAGATTTTACGGCCCCTATGATGCCCGAAAATAAGCCTAGATACTTAATGGGAGTTGGGTCACCTGATTCTTTAATCGACGGCTCTATTCGAGGGATAGACATGTTTGACTGTGTGTTGCCTACACGTATAGCGCGTAACGGTACATTTTTCACGTCAAAAGGTCGTTTAGTTATTAAAGGAGCAGCATATGCGCGCGACTTTGGACCAATCGATGAAAAGTGTGATTGTTATACTTGTCAAAACTATTCCAGAGCATATCTTCGCCATTTATTTAAAGCTGATGAAACTTTTGGATTACGCTTAGCATCTTTCCATAATCTTCATTTCTTAATGAATTTAATGAAAAATGTGCGTCAAGCAATTCGTGAAGATCGTTTGCTTGATTTCAAAGAAGAATTTTTTGAAGAATACGGATATAATAAACCAAATGCAAAAAATTTCTGA
- the queA gene encoding tRNA preQ1(34) S-adenosylmethionine ribosyltransferase-isomerase QueA gives MKVEDFDFDLPEELIAQTPLLDRTSSKLLIADYPNNLTKHETFSAILGELNAGDCLVLNDTKVMPARLMGIKEETGAHVEVLLLTQIEGDHWETLVKPAKRVKIGTKITFGNGLLTAVCTELKEHGGRIFRMEYKGLFFEVLDQLGEMPLPPYIHEKLEDKDRYQTVYAKEQGSAAAPTAGLHFTKSLLDEIRAKGVKIAFVTLHVGLGTFRPVSVDSINDHEMHSEFYRVSKETAQTINEVKNAGGKIIAVGTTSTRTLETVATKFEGKIEDDSGWTSIFIYPGYEFKCIDGMITNFHLPKSTLVMLVSALTSRDFILDAYNEAINMRYRFFSFGDAMFIKGRNY, from the coding sequence ATGAAAGTAGAAGATTTTGATTTTGATTTACCAGAAGAGTTAATTGCACAAACCCCGCTTCTTGACCGGACAAGCAGTAAACTGCTAATAGCGGATTATCCAAACAATTTAACTAAACATGAAACATTTTCTGCAATTCTCGGTGAATTAAATGCAGGAGACTGTCTAGTATTAAATGACACGAAGGTAATGCCAGCTCGTTTAATGGGCATAAAAGAAGAGACTGGGGCACATGTAGAAGTTCTCTTGTTAACGCAAATAGAAGGCGATCATTGGGAAACACTGGTGAAACCTGCAAAGCGTGTAAAAATAGGAACAAAAATTACATTTGGCAATGGTCTATTAACCGCAGTTTGTACAGAACTAAAAGAGCACGGCGGACGAATATTCCGAATGGAGTATAAAGGTTTGTTTTTCGAAGTGTTAGATCAGCTTGGTGAAATGCCCCTTCCACCTTATATTCACGAAAAGTTGGAAGATAAAGACCGCTACCAAACGGTTTATGCAAAAGAACAAGGGTCAGCTGCAGCACCAACTGCAGGACTTCATTTTACAAAATCACTTTTAGATGAAATTCGAGCAAAGGGTGTTAAAATAGCTTTTGTGACGCTTCATGTTGGGCTTGGCACATTCCGACCAGTTAGTGTAGATTCGATTAATGATCACGAAATGCATTCAGAATTTTATCGCGTTTCTAAAGAAACTGCACAAACGATTAATGAAGTGAAAAACGCAGGTGGAAAAATTATTGCTGTCGGAACAACATCAACAAGAACTTTGGAAACAGTTGCAACAAAATTTGAAGGAAAGATAGAAGACGACAGTGGTTGGACATCCATCTTCATATATCCAGGATATGAATTTAAATGCATTGATGGGATGATTACTAACTTTCACTTACCAAAATCTACACTAGTAATGTTAGTGAGTGCGCTTACTTCAAGAGATTTTATATTAGATGCATACAATGAAGCAATTAACATGCGTTACCGTTTTTTCAGTTTCGGTGATGCAATGTTTATTAAAGGAAGGAACTATTAA
- the ruvB gene encoding Holliday junction branch migration DNA helicase RuvB gives MTDRVISSEVSNFDEPFEQSLRPQLLSQYIGQDKIKNNLEIFIKAAKMRSESLDHCLLYGPPGLGKTTLAAVIANEMNVQIRMTSGPAIERPGDLAAIVSSLEPGDVLFIDEIHRLNRSIEEVLYPAMEDFCLDIVVGKGPSARSVRLDLPPFTLIGATTRAGALSAPLRDRFGVLLRLDFYDEEALTSIVVRSAELFNASIDYESAGEIARRARGTPRIANRLLKRVRDYAQVRGNGHISLDIAREALELLQVDPRGLDHIDHKLITAMIERFRGGPVGLDTIAASIGEESTTIEDVYEPYLMQIGFIQRSPRGRIVSSLAYEHLGLPLPIERDNL, from the coding sequence ATGACAGATCGTGTAATATCAAGTGAAGTTTCTAATTTTGATGAGCCATTTGAGCAATCGCTTCGTCCACAATTATTATCCCAATACATTGGGCAAGATAAGATAAAAAATAATTTAGAAATTTTCATCAAAGCTGCCAAAATGAGAAGTGAAAGTTTAGATCACTGTCTATTGTATGGACCTCCTGGACTTGGTAAAACAACACTTGCAGCTGTTATTGCAAATGAAATGAATGTCCAAATACGAATGACGAGTGGTCCTGCAATTGAGCGACCAGGAGACTTAGCTGCTATTGTTAGTTCGCTTGAACCTGGAGATGTTTTATTTATAGATGAAATTCATCGGTTAAATCGCTCGATTGAGGAAGTACTCTATCCGGCGATGGAAGACTTTTGTTTAGATATCGTTGTTGGAAAAGGCCCATCTGCTCGCAGTGTTCGATTGGACTTGCCGCCTTTTACATTAATCGGTGCCACTACAAGAGCAGGTGCATTATCAGCTCCACTCCGAGATCGTTTTGGTGTGTTATTAAGACTCGATTTTTATGATGAAGAGGCTTTAACTTCGATTGTTGTAAGAAGTGCAGAGTTATTTAATGCTTCAATCGACTATGAATCTGCTGGAGAAATTGCGAGACGTGCAAGAGGAACTCCACGTATTGCAAATCGTTTACTTAAACGTGTGAGAGATTATGCACAAGTTCGAGGGAATGGACATATTTCATTGGATATTGCCAGGGAAGCATTAGAACTTTTGCAAGTCGATCCAAGAGGTTTGGATCATATTGACCATAAACTGATAACAGCTATGATTGAACGCTTCAGAGGAGGCCCTGTTGGTTTAGACACAATAGCAGCGAGCATAGGGGAAGAATCTACAACCATTGAAGATGTGTATGAGCCTTATTTAATGCAAATTGGTTTTATCCAACGATCTCCAAGGGGAAGAATTGTTTCGTCGCTCGCTTATGAACACTTAGGATTACCATTACCAATTGAAAGAGATAACTTGTAA
- the ruvA gene encoding Holliday junction branch migration protein RuvA, which produces MYDYIKGQVTRVTPEYVVVEQQGIGYQLFTPNPFAFRKSEEVIQVYTHFHVREDTQQLMGFLDLSQRELFRKLILVSGIGPKGALAILTSGEPNHVIQAIEREDESFLVKFPGVGKKTARQMILDLKGKLNDLIDVEQFDFTKDEPTLFDSSHANHELEEAMLALTALGYSERELTKIRPLLKGNDTLQTTDHFIKKALQLLFSSK; this is translated from the coding sequence ATGTATGATTACATAAAAGGTCAGGTGACCCGTGTTACACCTGAATATGTGGTAGTAGAACAACAAGGAATTGGTTATCAACTTTTTACACCAAATCCATTTGCTTTTCGAAAAAGTGAAGAAGTGATTCAAGTGTATACACATTTTCATGTTAGGGAAGACACACAGCAATTAATGGGTTTTTTAGATCTCTCGCAAAGAGAGTTATTTAGAAAGCTTATTCTTGTTTCTGGTATTGGTCCAAAAGGAGCTCTAGCAATTTTAACGAGTGGCGAACCAAATCATGTTATTCAAGCAATAGAACGTGAAGATGAATCCTTTTTAGTGAAATTTCCTGGAGTTGGGAAAAAGACTGCTCGACAAATGATTTTAGACTTAAAAGGGAAATTAAATGATTTAATAGATGTGGAACAATTCGATTTTACAAAAGACGAACCAACATTATTTGACTCAAGTCATGCAAATCATGAGTTAGAAGAGGCCATGCTTGCATTAACTGCGTTAGGTTATTCAGAACGTGAATTGACGAAAATTCGTCCATTATTAAAAGGGAATGATACTCTTCAAACAACTGATCATTTCATCAAAAAAGCACTTCAATTATTATTTTCAAGTAAGTGA
- a CDS encoding phosphotransferase, with amino-acid sequence MNNYIRQIKKNVWKWENENGLFSVKKYSTVEQAEKIRLIHQELQQLDTAFILPVMESAQEDFIIQPWFNGTHSVDYGSERDRKEVYSLLSELHETNRFIKWEDSNLLGQFDLIAKWQNRFLKMKEIAYFVEFYMGVEKTKMLIQYGEIALNNIQSFSNQDITILHGDVVHHNFLSNQKAYKMIDFDLAVIGPKEVEDILWVHRVLPAIDYDIYFLIHEFPLLEKVVLKHKEALMYPNELYREWLYAYALPIERKQKFIDQLIPYTNKALTEWPKLCYNLSHL; translated from the coding sequence GTGAATAATTATATTAGACAAATAAAAAAGAATGTATGGAAATGGGAAAATGAAAATGGTCTTTTTTCTGTAAAAAAGTATTCAACGGTGGAACAGGCAGAAAAGATTCGTTTAATTCATCAAGAGTTACAGCAACTTGATACGGCTTTTATATTACCAGTTATGGAGTCTGCACAAGAAGACTTTATTATACAACCTTGGTTCAATGGGACACACTCAGTTGATTATGGAAGTGAAAGAGATCGAAAAGAAGTCTATTCCTTATTAAGCGAGTTACATGAAACGAATCGTTTTATCAAGTGGGAAGACTCGAACTTGTTGGGACAGTTTGATTTAATCGCTAAGTGGCAAAATCGGTTTTTAAAAATGAAAGAGATTGCTTATTTTGTAGAATTTTATATGGGTGTAGAAAAAACGAAGATGCTTATCCAATATGGTGAAATTGCATTGAATAATATACAATCGTTTAGTAACCAGGATATTACTATTTTGCATGGAGATGTAGTGCATCATAACTTTTTGTCCAATCAGAAAGCATACAAAATGATAGACTTTGATCTTGCTGTAATTGGTCCAAAGGAAGTGGAAGACATCTTGTGGGTGCATCGTGTACTTCCTGCAATTGACTATGACATTTATTTTTTGATTCATGAATTTCCATTATTAGAAAAGGTAGTATTAAAACATAAAGAAGCTTTGATGTATCCCAATGAATTATATAGGGAATGGCTATATGCATATGCGTTGCCAATAGAGAGAAAGCAAAAATTTATTGATCAACTAATTCCATATACAAATAAAGCGCTAACAGAATGGCCAAAATTATGCTATAATTTAAGTCACTTATAA
- the safA gene encoding SafA/ExsA family spore coat assembly protein has product MHIHIVQKGDTLWKISRSYDVSFDELKKLNAHLANPEYIVPGMKIFIPETKKMESTRHPYSEDRHVKKQMIKKEEVKIQPHHETNMSHQPTHPHHETHPHHEIHHHHPHHPVHPVHISHAVHPIYKAQPVHPIYKAMPVQPVPIAPPVQQAPPLAPPIQQAPPVHTYTMPYHIMPVPEIEMTPSPQGWRLIESTSIHINIHNEDREKEEIKVINEANPVTQIQPMAPVQPQPQPIPPPSAPQYVSPIMEEPSTEFVPMYPYEPMCQCEQCQSMQSFPYMEPDMQEMQPYGHYPYMPVCYVPVYPCPPHPFHHF; this is encoded by the coding sequence GTGCACATTCATATCGTACAAAAAGGGGACACTCTTTGGAAAATATCAAGAAGCTACGATGTTTCCTTTGATGAACTAAAGAAGTTAAATGCACATCTGGCAAATCCAGAGTATATTGTGCCAGGGATGAAGATTTTTATTCCTGAAACGAAAAAAATGGAGTCTACGAGACATCCATATAGCGAGGACCGTCATGTTAAGAAACAAATGATTAAGAAGGAGGAAGTCAAGATCCAGCCACATCATGAAACAAACATGAGTCATCAACCAACTCATCCGCATCACGAAACTCATCCGCATCACGAAATTCATCACCATCACCCACATCATCCAGTTCATCCAGTTCATATATCGCATGCAGTTCACCCAATTTATAAGGCACAACCAGTTCATCCGATATACAAAGCGATGCCTGTTCAACCCGTACCAATAGCACCACCAGTTCAACAAGCACCGCCACTAGCTCCACCGATTCAACAAGCACCACCAGTTCATACTTATACTATGCCTTATCATATAATGCCTGTACCAGAAATAGAAATGACTCCTTCACCTCAAGGGTGGAGACTTATTGAATCTACATCAATTCATATAAATATTCATAATGAAGATCGTGAAAAAGAAGAAATCAAAGTAATAAATGAAGCAAATCCGGTAACTCAAATTCAACCAATGGCTCCAGTACAACCACAGCCACAGCCAATTCCACCGCCATCTGCTCCACAATATGTGAGTCCAATAATGGAAGAACCTTCTACCGAGTTTGTACCAATGTATCCGTACGAACCAATGTGTCAATGTGAACAATGCCAGTCAATGCAGTCATTCCCATACATGGAACCAGATATGCAGGAAATGCAACCTTATGGGCATTATCCATATATGCCTGTATGCTACGTACCAGTATATCCGTGTCCACCACATCCATTCCATCACTTTTAA
- the pheA gene encoding prephenate dehydratase, giving the protein MAIQKVAYLGPEASFTHLATKALFQNDLLVSTRTIPECIESVVNGKVDIAVVPLENALEGTVPLTIDYLFHEVDLYVIAEIQSPIEQHLMVHPNNEKKWEEINTIYSHPHALAQCHKYLYYRFGKVPLEQSTSTAAAAKFVSENEQDYIAAIGNSSAATEYGLSIVEHNIHDFHFNHTRFFVLSKSNLCIQKIGQIDEVKTTVMITLPKDDRSGALHQVLSVFAWRQLNLSKIESRPLKTGLGQYFFVIDVLEDERTPMMVGALEELRALGCEVKSLGSYFTYKT; this is encoded by the coding sequence ATGGCAATACAAAAAGTGGCTTATCTTGGACCAGAAGCTTCCTTTACGCATTTAGCAACTAAAGCATTATTTCAAAATGATTTGCTTGTATCTACTCGAACGATACCTGAATGCATTGAATCAGTTGTAAACGGGAAAGTAGATATTGCTGTTGTTCCTCTGGAAAATGCCTTAGAGGGAACTGTTCCGCTAACAATTGATTACTTATTTCATGAAGTAGATTTATATGTGATTGCGGAAATACAATCTCCAATTGAGCAACATCTAATGGTTCATCCAAATAATGAAAAAAAGTGGGAAGAAATAAATACTATCTACTCTCATCCACATGCTTTAGCACAGTGTCATAAGTATTTATATTATCGTTTTGGCAAAGTTCCTCTTGAACAATCAACTTCAACAGCAGCGGCAGCTAAGTTTGTTTCCGAAAATGAACAGGACTATATTGCTGCAATTGGAAATTCATCCGCAGCTACTGAATATGGATTATCGATTGTCGAACATAATATTCATGATTTCCATTTTAATCATACACGTTTCTTTGTGCTTTCAAAAAGCAATCTTTGCATACAGAAAATTGGGCAAATTGATGAAGTTAAAACGACGGTTATGATTACTTTACCAAAAGATGATCGCTCTGGAGCGTTACATCAAGTACTTTCTGTTTTTGCATGGAGACAGCTCAATTTAAGTAAGATTGAATCCCGTCCATTAAAAACAGGATTAGGTCAATACTTTTTCGTTATTGATGTTTTAGAAGACGAGCGAACGCCAATGATGGTAGGGGCTTTGGAGGAGTTAAGAGCTTTAGGATGTGAAGTTAAATCCCTTGGTTCTTATTTTACATACAAAACCTAA
- a CDS encoding ACT domain-containing protein: MKDVTHQRFYLVREDVLTEAMQKTLEAKHLLQSGKVSSIWDAVKEVDLSRSAFYKYRDAVFPFHSIVQERILTVFLQLEDREGALARLLQLVAESSINILTIHQTIPIQGRASVTLSLDVTEMTKQLDDFINELKRLDFVESAEVISSGAL, encoded by the coding sequence ATGAAAGATGTGACGCATCAACGCTTTTATTTAGTAAGAGAGGATGTTCTTACCGAAGCAATGCAAAAAACTTTGGAAGCAAAGCATCTTCTCCAATCTGGAAAAGTGTCTTCCATTTGGGATGCAGTAAAAGAAGTTGATTTATCTCGAAGTGCTTTTTATAAGTATCGTGATGCGGTTTTTCCTTTCCATTCGATTGTACAGGAGAGAATATTAACGGTATTTCTCCAACTTGAGGACAGAGAAGGCGCCCTTGCTAGACTTTTGCAACTTGTTGCGGAATCTTCCATTAATATCTTGACTATACATCAAACTATTCCAATCCAAGGAAGAGCAAGCGTTACATTGTCTTTAGATGTTACGGAGATGACAAAACAACTAGATGATTTTATCAATGAATTAAAGCGACTAGACTTTGTGGAATCTGCTGAAGTAATTAGTTCTGGTGCTTTGTAA